Proteins encoded by one window of Limimonas halophila:
- a CDS encoding ImuA family protein: protein MADLDHLRARIRALERGNAPDAGVLPLGAEALDTALPGGGLARAAVHEVVPARTGWDDGPAAGFALALAGRALARADGPVLWVARTLDLYPPGIAGYGVPPARLLCARAPDDAGVLWTLEEALRCPALAAAVGEVGHLGRTSVRRLQLAAEAGGVTGLLLQRRRIPPTRAEPSAAVTRWRVGALPRISLTSGPRWRVELARVRGGLPTEFEVIWDDATGRFALAAPLRDRAAAG from the coding sequence ATGGCCGACCTGGACCACCTGCGCGCCCGCATCCGCGCGCTGGAACGCGGCAACGCCCCCGATGCGGGCGTGCTGCCGCTGGGCGCCGAAGCGCTCGACACCGCTCTGCCCGGCGGCGGCCTGGCGCGCGCGGCGGTGCACGAGGTGGTGCCCGCGCGCACGGGCTGGGACGACGGCCCGGCCGCCGGGTTCGCACTGGCGCTGGCCGGGCGCGCGCTGGCGCGGGCCGACGGCCCCGTGCTCTGGGTGGCGCGCACCCTCGACCTCTACCCGCCCGGCATCGCCGGCTACGGCGTGCCGCCCGCGCGCCTGCTGTGCGCCCGCGCCCCGGACGACGCCGGGGTGCTGTGGACGCTCGAAGAGGCGCTGCGCTGTCCCGCGCTGGCGGCGGCCGTGGGCGAGGTCGGGCACCTGGGCCGCACGTCGGTGCGCCGCCTGCAGCTCGCCGCCGAGGCGGGCGGCGTGACGGGGCTGCTGCTCCAGCGCCGGCGCATCCCGCCCACGCGCGCCGAGCCCAGCGCCGCCGTCACGCGCTGGCGGGTGGGCGCGCTGCCGCGGATCTCGCTGACGAGCGGGCCGCGCTGGCGGGTGGAGCTGGCGCGCGTGCGCGGCGGGCTGCCGACCGAGTTCGAGGTGATCTGGGATGACGCGACGGGTCGTTTCGCTCTGGCTGCCCCGCTTCGCGACCGAGCGGCGGCGGGCTGA
- a CDS encoding polyphosphate kinase 2 family protein, with protein MDQPDAMPDAAFTLADVPTRAKLAGRYRDGLVALQAALRTLQLAYMRQGLRGIVVFEGWDASGKGGVIRRMASVLEPRALNYWSIGPPPARWQGRHHLERFWQLLPEAGRLAVFDRSWYGRVLVERVDALTERAAWQRAYREITDFERMLLDDGVHIVKLFMHISAEEQRRRFKKRLADPEKRWKLSVADIRNWEQRDAYARAIEDMIRLTSTERAPWHVIPADNKKAARVEALRVIHDTLAEGVDLRPPTIDAETATAARTRLGLDLPGDLQ; from the coding sequence GTGGACCAGCCGGATGCCATGCCGGACGCCGCGTTCACCCTCGCGGACGTGCCCACCCGCGCCAAGCTCGCCGGCCGCTACCGCGATGGTCTGGTCGCACTGCAGGCGGCGCTGCGCACCCTTCAGCTCGCCTACATGCGTCAGGGCCTGCGCGGCATCGTCGTTTTCGAGGGCTGGGACGCCAGCGGCAAGGGCGGCGTCATCCGCCGCATGGCGTCCGTGCTGGAGCCGCGCGCCCTCAACTACTGGTCGATCGGGCCGCCGCCAGCCCGCTGGCAGGGGCGGCACCACCTGGAGCGGTTCTGGCAACTCCTGCCCGAAGCGGGCCGCCTGGCCGTCTTCGACCGCTCCTGGTACGGGCGCGTGCTCGTCGAGCGCGTGGACGCCTTGACCGAGCGCGCGGCCTGGCAGCGCGCCTACCGCGAGATCACCGACTTCGAGCGCATGCTGCTCGACGACGGCGTGCACATCGTCAAGCTGTTCATGCACATCAGCGCCGAGGAACAGCGCCGCCGCTTCAAGAAGCGCCTCGCCGACCCGGAAAAGCGCTGGAAGCTGTCCGTGGCCGACATCCGCAACTGGGAACAGCGCGACGCCTATGCGCGGGCGATCGAGGACATGATCCGCCTGACCTCGACCGAGCGCGCGCCCTGGCACGTGATCCCGGCGGACAACAAGAAGGCCGCGCGCGTCGAGGCCCTGCGCGTCATCCACGACACCCTCGCCGAGGGGGTCGACCTGCGCCCGCCCACGATCGACGCCGAAACGGCGACCGCCGCCCGCACGCGCCTGGGCCTCGATCTGCCCGGGGATCTTCAATAG
- a CDS encoding cytochrome b/b6 domain-containing protein, translating into MTVHATGGHAADTPRVSVWDPLLRALHWSLATSFAVAYLTGETWMSVHELAGYAIVAIVGVRALWGLVGPRHARFDDFVPGPRALLAYLRALAAGRAPRHLGHNPAGGAMIVALLASLLAASATGILTDSLGKAAEELHELAANACLILVLIHIAGVVATSLLHHENLVAAMITGRKRSH; encoded by the coding sequence ATGACCGTTCACGCCACGGGCGGGCACGCGGCGGACACACCGCGCGTGTCCGTCTGGGATCCGTTGCTCCGGGCGCTGCACTGGTCGCTGGCGACGAGCTTCGCCGTGGCCTACCTGACCGGCGAGACGTGGATGAGCGTGCACGAACTGGCCGGCTACGCGATCGTCGCCATCGTCGGCGTGCGCGCCCTGTGGGGCTTGGTCGGTCCACGGCATGCGCGTTTCGACGACTTCGTGCCGGGGCCACGCGCCCTGCTGGCGTATCTTCGGGCCCTCGCAGCCGGGCGCGCACCGCGGCATCTGGGCCACAACCCGGCCGGCGGCGCCATGATCGTGGCGCTGCTGGCAAGCCTGCTTGCCGCGAGCGCGACCGGCATCCTGACCGACAGCCTGGGCAAAGCCGCCGAGGAGCTGCACGAACTGGCGGCGAACGCCTGCCTTATCCTGGTGCTGATCCACATCGCCGGCGTCGTCGCCACCAGCCTGCTGCACCACGAGAACCTGGTCGCGGCCATGATCACGGGACGCAAGCGGTCGCACTAG
- a CDS encoding PepSY domain-containing protein has protein sequence MKLGSYVALTLLAGAVAVGGTAVSAEIAGTPLTIASADGMTETDHDRDDHESSEGDAGVSAAAVRDTLKAHGYTDVRDIDRDDGRYEADARTADGNRVEVDVDAGTGRIIREEREE, from the coding sequence ATGAAACTGGGAAGCTATGTCGCCCTGACCTTGCTGGCCGGCGCCGTCGCGGTCGGCGGCACGGCCGTGTCGGCGGAGATCGCCGGTACGCCCCTCACGATCGCGTCGGCTGACGGGATGACCGAGACGGACCACGACCGCGACGACCATGAAAGCTCGGAAGGGGACGCCGGCGTGTCCGCGGCCGCGGTTCGCGACACGCTCAAGGCGCATGGCTACACCGATGTCCGCGACATCGACCGCGACGACGGCCGCTACGAGGCGGACGCGCGCACCGCGGACGGCAACCGCGTCGAGGTCGACGTGGACGCCGGAACCGGGCGGATCATCCGCGAGGAGCGCGAGGAATGA
- a CDS encoding sensor histidine kinase has translation MSRPHPTLQRIVVTRLVAVGVIAVLLQIPLLLGFYLTDHEGLRRVGAEDLADRVVERARANGPGDGFPGGAVPAHAAAVLHWSDAPSGRGDDDLLAGVRRFAARSPGMPEGLIHLDLGDDPAWLAVRRTSTPHGPLVAYVGVEANEAELQFDALTQRALIDEAIEHVVLSILPVALVLIVVASLAMRRALRPLVRVARAAEELGESGLDSRLPADGLPREVASLVNAVNTGLARLERATARQRDFAAMAAHELRTPLTRLKLEVDHLTDPRARRLREQIDSLTRTANQLLALARAEALEAPVHERVDLSAVARRLVAEMAPIALDQGQELGLDAPDTPVTVNGDGDAIDMALRNLIENALAHVPEGGTVDVRVGPGARVTVADAGPGVPDAAKPEIFDRYRHRPGGGRRRGGVGLGLAIVAEVMAAHGGRAEVHDSDLGGAAFVLDFTAPAHAAEKT, from the coding sequence ATGAGCCGTCCGCACCCCACCCTGCAGCGCATCGTGGTGACACGCCTCGTTGCGGTCGGCGTGATCGCCGTCCTGCTGCAGATCCCGTTGCTGCTGGGCTTCTACCTCACCGACCACGAGGGGCTGCGGCGCGTCGGCGCCGAAGACCTGGCCGACCGCGTGGTCGAGCGCGCCCGCGCGAACGGCCCCGGGGACGGGTTTCCCGGCGGCGCGGTCCCCGCCCACGCCGCCGCGGTGCTGCACTGGTCGGATGCACCGTCCGGGCGGGGCGACGACGACCTGCTCGCCGGCGTGCGCCGGTTCGCCGCGCGATCGCCCGGGATGCCGGAGGGGCTCATCCATCTGGATCTCGGCGACGACCCCGCGTGGCTCGCGGTGCGCCGGACATCGACGCCGCACGGGCCGCTGGTCGCCTATGTCGGCGTGGAAGCGAACGAGGCCGAACTGCAATTCGACGCGCTGACGCAACGCGCGCTGATCGACGAGGCCATCGAGCACGTCGTGCTGTCCATTCTGCCGGTAGCGCTGGTGCTCATCGTGGTCGCCAGCCTGGCGATGCGGCGCGCGCTGCGCCCGCTGGTGCGCGTGGCGCGCGCGGCCGAGGAGCTGGGCGAGAGCGGGCTGGACAGCCGCCTGCCCGCCGACGGCCTGCCGCGCGAAGTCGCCAGCTTGGTCAATGCGGTGAACACCGGCCTGGCACGCCTGGAGCGGGCCACGGCGCGTCAGCGCGACTTCGCCGCCATGGCGGCACACGAGCTGCGCACGCCGTTGACCCGCCTGAAGCTGGAGGTGGATCACCTGACCGACCCGCGCGCCCGGCGCCTGCGCGAACAAATCGACTCGCTGACGCGCACGGCCAACCAGCTGCTTGCCCTGGCGCGCGCGGAAGCCCTGGAAGCCCCCGTGCACGAACGCGTGGACCTCAGCGCGGTGGCGCGCCGACTGGTGGCGGAAATGGCACCAATCGCCCTCGACCAGGGCCAGGAACTCGGGCTGGACGCACCCGACACGCCCGTGACTGTGAACGGGGACGGGGACGCCATCGACATGGCCCTGCGCAACCTGATCGAGAACGCGCTCGCCCACGTCCCCGAGGGTGGCACGGTGGACGTGCGCGTGGGCCCTGGCGCCCGCGTGACCGTGGCCGATGCGGGACCCGGCGTCCCCGATGCCGCGAAACCCGAAATCTTCGACCGCTACCGGCACCGTCCCGGCGGGGGCCGGCGCCGCGGCGGCGTGGGCCTGGGTCTGGCGATCGTGGCCGAGGTCATGGCGGCTCACGGCGGCCGCGCCGAGGTCCACGACAGCGATCTGGGCGGGGCCGCCTTCGTGCTGGATTTCACCGCCCCGGCGCACGCCGCCGAAAAAACCTGA
- a CDS encoding response regulator, whose amino-acid sequence MRILVVEDDPGVADLVTDGLRHDGYAVDTAAGVGEARDLLDVAAYDLLVLDLTLADRDGLELLRALRHRQDTTPVLVLTARGQLSDRVAGLDAGADDYLVKPFALDELKARCRALLRRPSAALGTVMTLGPIQFDTAAREAYLDGAHLDLGRRESALLEVLMRNHGQVVTRETLQDTLYSFDEAVTPNALEAAVSRLRRQLRPAGERVSLATVRGVGYILRVP is encoded by the coding sequence ATGCGCATCCTGGTGGTCGAGGACGATCCGGGGGTCGCCGACCTCGTGACCGATGGCCTGCGCCACGACGGCTACGCCGTGGACACGGCGGCCGGTGTGGGCGAAGCGCGGGATCTGCTGGACGTCGCGGCCTACGATCTGCTCGTCCTCGATCTGACGCTTGCCGACCGCGACGGCCTGGAGCTGCTGCGCGCCCTGCGCCACCGCCAAGACACCACGCCCGTGCTGGTGCTCACGGCGCGCGGCCAGCTGTCCGATCGCGTCGCCGGGCTGGATGCGGGCGCCGACGACTACCTCGTGAAACCGTTCGCCCTGGACGAATTGAAGGCCCGGTGCCGCGCGCTGCTCCGCCGGCCGAGCGCCGCCCTGGGCACGGTGATGACCCTCGGCCCGATCCAGTTCGACACGGCCGCGCGCGAAGCCTACCTCGACGGCGCGCATCTGGACCTGGGCCGCCGCGAGAGCGCGCTCTTGGAAGTGCTGATGCGCAACCACGGCCAGGTGGTTACGCGGGAAACGCTGCAGGATACCCTCTACAGCTTCGACGAAGCGGTGACGCCGAACGCGCTGGAAGCGGCCGTGTCGCGGCTGCGCCGCCAGCTCCGCCCGGCGGGCGAGCGCGTGAGCCTCGCCACGGTCCGCGGCGTCGGCTACATCCTGCGGGTGCCATGA
- the dcd gene encoding dCTP deaminase, whose product MSVMPDTWIRERAQRDGMIEPFAEHTSGGVISYGLSSYGYDGRVGSRFHVFTNVDNAIVDPKEFSQSSFVVREGDHCIIPPNSFMLASTVEYFRIPRDTMVVCLGKSTYARCGIIVNVTPLEPEWEGHVTLEFSNTTPLPAKVYANEGVCQFLFLQGADQPETSYADRSGKYMGQQGVTLPRL is encoded by the coding sequence ATGTCCGTCATGCCCGACACCTGGATTCGCGAGCGCGCGCAGCGCGACGGCATGATCGAGCCCTTCGCCGAGCACACAAGCGGCGGCGTCATCTCCTACGGGCTGTCGTCCTACGGCTACGACGGGCGCGTGGGCTCGCGCTTCCACGTCTTCACGAACGTCGACAACGCCATCGTCGACCCCAAGGAATTCTCCCAGAGTTCCTTCGTGGTGCGCGAGGGCGATCACTGCATCATTCCGCCCAACTCCTTCATGCTGGCGAGCACGGTGGAGTATTTCCGCATCCCGCGGGACACGATGGTGGTGTGCCTGGGCAAGTCGACCTACGCGCGCTGCGGCATCATCGTGAACGTCACCCCGCTGGAGCCCGAGTGGGAGGGCCACGTCACGCTGGAGTTCTCCAACACCACGCCGCTGCCGGCGAAGGTCTACGCCAACGAGGGCGTGTGCCAGTTCCTCTTCCTGCAGGGCGCGGACCAGCCGGAGACCTCCTACGCCGACCGCAGCGGCAAGTACATGGGCCAGCAGGGCGTGACCCTGCCGCGCCTGTAA
- the murA gene encoding UDP-N-acetylglucosamine 1-carboxyvinyltransferase, with protein sequence MERICIQGGRALAGRIPISGAKNAALPLMAASLLTDDPLHLSNLPDTLADITTLATVLEHHGVRTRRTGPGAMTLQAGRIENARADYDLVRRMRASVLVLGPLLARQGYAEVSMPGGCAIGTRPVDLHLRGLEALGATIELREGYIVARAPRGLTGGEVVFPHVSVGATENVLMAAALARGTTRLVGAAREPEVCDLAHCLMAMGAEIEGIGTDVLTVHGARELSGASHAVIPDRIEAGTYAMAAGITGGELELIGARAADLPGVLDKLAEVGVEVTANGDGLRARGQGGTPAAANVTTEPYPGFPTDLQAQFMALMTLARGESVITETIFENRFLHVCELERMGADIRVEGGTAVVHGRDHLDGAPVMASDLRASAGLVLAGLAARGETVLHRVYHLDRGYERLVDKLAACGAAITREPDDG encoded by the coding sequence ATGGAGCGGATTTGCATCCAGGGCGGCCGGGCGCTGGCGGGGCGCATCCCCATCAGCGGTGCCAAGAACGCGGCGCTGCCGCTCATGGCGGCCTCGCTGCTGACGGACGACCCGCTGCATCTGTCGAACCTGCCCGACACCCTCGCCGACATCACCACGCTCGCCACGGTGCTGGAGCACCACGGCGTGCGCACGCGTCGCACCGGCCCCGGCGCGATGACGCTCCAGGCCGGCCGCATCGAGAACGCGCGCGCGGATTACGACCTCGTCCGCCGCATGCGCGCCAGCGTGCTCGTGCTGGGGCCGCTGCTGGCGCGCCAGGGCTACGCCGAGGTGTCGATGCCCGGCGGCTGCGCCATCGGCACGCGTCCCGTGGACCTGCACCTGCGCGGGCTGGAGGCGCTGGGCGCGACGATCGAGCTGCGCGAGGGCTACATCGTGGCGCGCGCGCCCCGGGGGTTGACGGGCGGGGAGGTGGTCTTCCCGCACGTTTCCGTGGGCGCGACGGAGAACGTGCTCATGGCGGCGGCGCTGGCGCGCGGGACGACGCGGCTGGTGGGCGCCGCGCGCGAGCCCGAGGTGTGCGATCTGGCGCACTGCCTCATGGCCATGGGCGCGGAGATCGAGGGAATCGGCACCGACGTGCTCACGGTCCACGGCGCGCGCGAGCTGTCGGGGGCCAGCCACGCCGTCATTCCCGACCGCATCGAGGCCGGCACCTACGCCATGGCCGCCGGGATCACGGGCGGCGAGCTGGAGCTGATCGGCGCGCGCGCCGCCGACCTGCCCGGCGTGCTGGACAAGCTGGCCGAGGTGGGCGTCGAGGTCACGGCCAATGGCGACGGGCTGCGGGCGCGCGGGCAGGGCGGCACGCCGGCGGCGGCGAACGTCACCACGGAGCCCTATCCGGGCTTCCCCACGGACCTCCAGGCGCAGTTCATGGCGCTGATGACCCTGGCGCGCGGGGAGTCCGTCATCACCGAGACGATCTTCGAGAACCGCTTCCTGCACGTCTGCGAGCTGGAGCGCATGGGCGCCGACATCCGCGTCGAGGGCGGCACGGCCGTGGTGCACGGCCGCGACCACCTGGACGGCGCGCCGGTGATGGCCAGCGACCTGCGCGCCAGCGCCGGCCTCGTCCTTGCGGGGTTGGCCGCGCGGGGCGAAACCGTGCTCCATCGCGTGTACCATCTGGACCGGGGCTACGAACGCCTGGTGGACAAGCTCGCGGCGTGCGGCGCCGCCATCACCCGCGAGCCCGACGACGGGTAG
- a CDS encoding DUF2948 family protein, translating to MSDTSADRPLKLRARDTEDYRVLSAVLQDALVPVRDMDQLPRERRFVMVVNRFRWEARAPLEDLPDLPRQEPPEAADDAGDDARFEDAPLYQRVHAGVAFDRVRSVAFRGFSRQEGERVLELLAVLPDAEGVTLAFAEDAAVRLQGAGIVCHLEDLGEPWPTRWRPDHSQAAGEADAPAHTGHEPSS from the coding sequence ATGAGCGACACATCCGCGGACCGGCCGCTCAAGCTTCGCGCGCGCGACACCGAGGACTACCGCGTGCTCTCGGCGGTGCTGCAGGACGCCCTGGTGCCCGTGCGGGACATGGACCAGCTCCCGCGCGAGCGGCGCTTCGTCATGGTGGTCAACCGCTTCCGCTGGGAGGCGCGGGCGCCGCTGGAGGACCTGCCGGACCTGCCGCGCCAGGAGCCGCCCGAGGCCGCGGACGATGCCGGCGACGACGCGCGCTTCGAGGACGCGCCGCTGTACCAGCGCGTCCACGCGGGCGTGGCCTTCGACCGCGTGCGCAGCGTCGCCTTCCGCGGCTTTTCGCGTCAGGAGGGCGAGCGCGTGCTCGAATTGCTCGCGGTGCTGCCGGACGCCGAGGGCGTCACCCTGGCCTTCGCCGAGGATGCCGCGGTGCGCTTGCAGGGAGCGGGCATCGTCTGCCATCTGGAAGACCTCGGCGAGCCGTGGCCCACGCGTTGGCGTCCGGACCACTCGCAGGCGGCCGGCGAGGCGGATGCGCCCGCCCATACGGGGCACGAGCCCTCGTCGTGA
- the hisG gene encoding ATP phosphoribosyltransferase, with protein MRPPIRGTSPRRDALRPERGGADPETDPETDSDNGGHAHAVTQTQATTTDQAAANEKLVLALPKGRILDELAPMLDHAGIEPEAAFSDDDSRQLRFTTNHPELDIIRVRSFDVATFVAFGAAHLGVAGNDVIMEFDYPELYAPVDLGIGHCRMAVAQPRELVKDDDPARWSHVRIATKYPNITKQHFAARGVQAETVKLNGAMELAPSLGLCRRIVDLVSSGKTLKANDLVEVEHIANVTSRLIANRAALKTRPHALGDWIERFREAADAA; from the coding sequence ATGCGCCCGCCCATACGGGGCACGAGCCCTCGTCGTGACGCGCTGCGCCCGGAGCGCGGCGGCGCCGACCCCGAAACCGACCCCGAAACCGACAGCGACAACGGCGGACACGCGCACGCGGTGACCCAGACACAGGCGACAACCACCGACCAAGCGGCGGCCAACGAAAAGCTGGTCCTCGCCCTGCCCAAGGGACGCATCCTGGACGAGCTGGCCCCCATGCTCGACCACGCGGGCATCGAGCCGGAGGCGGCCTTCTCGGACGATGACTCGCGTCAGCTGCGCTTCACCACGAACCACCCGGAGTTGGACATCATCCGGGTGCGCAGCTTCGACGTCGCCACCTTCGTCGCCTTCGGCGCGGCGCACCTGGGCGTGGCGGGCAACGACGTCATCATGGAGTTCGACTACCCCGAGCTCTACGCGCCCGTGGACCTGGGCATCGGGCACTGCCGCATGGCGGTGGCGCAGCCGCGCGAGCTGGTAAAGGACGACGACCCCGCGCGCTGGAGCCACGTGCGCATCGCCACCAAGTATCCGAACATCACCAAGCAGCACTTCGCCGCGCGCGGCGTGCAGGCGGAGACGGTGAAGCTGAACGGGGCGATGGAGCTGGCGCCCAGCCTGGGATTGTGCCGGCGCATCGTGGACCTCGTCTCCTCGGGCAAGACGCTCAAGGCCAACGACCTTGTCGAGGTGGAGCACATCGCCAACGTCACCTCACGCCTGATCGCCAACCGCGCCGCGCTGAAGACGCGGCCGCACGCGCTCGGCGACTGGATCGAGCGTTTCCGGGAGGCCGCCGATGCCGCATGA